A single genomic interval of uncultured Sphaerochaeta sp. harbors:
- a CDS encoding alpha/beta hydrolase encodes MGKRLRKFGKILLWIFAVIAVVLVISSVLHATLFRQRRNAITPYGHLVPVFDGQMHITDLGEGDHTIVLLPGMGVALPSADFGPLQRALAEDYKTLVVEYFGVGFSTITDRARTSEHYVEEIREVLNAAGYEPPYVLIPHSISSVYSEHYASLYPDEVEAIISLDGTSTAYYAETPAFVAALLPIAKVQEFLGLTSLLGPLVTNKSDAMELGYTEKEVDDMLAFAGFSMNDTLLDQIAHATEFIRETMDLPYPKEVPFFKVIAKDTYEKPNPQIPLSPKEYQEQHLERIGAQAQFEVLEGNHFIYQSNAEAIAAIVEKVLADL; translated from the coding sequence ATGGGGAAGAGACTGAGAAAGTTTGGAAAGATCCTCCTTTGGATATTTGCGGTGATTGCTGTTGTCTTGGTGATAAGTTCTGTATTGCATGCAACACTCTTCAGGCAACGAAGAAATGCAATTACCCCATATGGGCACCTAGTCCCTGTCTTCGATGGACAGATGCACATTACTGATCTAGGTGAGGGTGACCATACCATAGTGTTGCTTCCTGGAATGGGTGTAGCTCTGCCCTCTGCTGACTTTGGGCCATTGCAGCGGGCCTTGGCTGAGGATTATAAGACGCTCGTAGTTGAGTACTTCGGGGTGGGGTTCAGTACTATTACTGATAGAGCTCGTACGAGTGAACACTATGTGGAAGAGATCAGAGAAGTACTTAACGCTGCTGGGTATGAACCGCCCTATGTGTTGATCCCTCATTCCATCTCCAGTGTATATAGCGAACACTACGCTTCCCTCTATCCAGATGAGGTTGAGGCAATCATCAGCTTGGACGGTACATCCACCGCCTACTACGCGGAAACCCCTGCCTTTGTTGCTGCATTGCTCCCCATCGCCAAGGTGCAAGAATTCCTTGGATTAACCAGCTTGCTCGGTCCCCTGGTTACCAATAAGAGTGATGCAATGGAGCTTGGATACACAGAGAAGGAAGTGGATGATATGCTTGCCTTTGCCGGGTTCTCGATGAATGACACCCTCCTTGATCAGATTGCCCATGCTACTGAATTCATTCGGGAGACAATGGATCTTCCGTACCCAAAAGAGGTCCCTTTCTTCAAGGTTATTGCCAAGGACACGTATGAGAAGCCCAATCCACAGATTCCTCTCTCTCCGAAAGAGTATCAAGAGCAACATCTTGAACGTATCGGAGCGCAAGCTCAGTTTGAAGTTCTTGAAGGAAACCATTTCATCTACCAGAGTAATGCTGAGGCAATTGCTGCGATTGTAGAAAAGGTGTTGGCCGATTTATAG
- a CDS encoding transporter substrate-binding domain-containing protein → MLRSKYRNLILIMGMLLCLANVVYAEESQLFSKEEYQFIEEHQTVRLGIDPKFMPFEFLNEQGIHTGIAADLLSLISERTGLSFTYDPTLSWTETISQAREGTIEVLSAVGYTREREAYLSYLPAYIYFQRAIIVQKSNTSVTSFSDLLGRQVAVQRESSHEGFLTSYPSITHRLYDTVEEALLAVNHGEEVAFVGNEATSVYLSRLLGLTELTIIPITEDADQTLHIAVQRSEPILANILRKGLDSISDAERAQIFNKWIRYETKIDYWPIIRIAIVIAIIIILAFVLSSYWIVRLKKAIHEKEEAQLRAEEADREKSRFLARISHEIRTPLNGVRGMSYLLEKTNLSTDQLRYIRSISTATETMQQIINDILEYSRLEENRMTFESVPFHLDDVLENCVSIEQHLIQQKGLSFRINETPGVPKQFIGDPTRLSQILINLMNNSVKFTEDGFVTLSITAQQKEETTCTLSLEISDTGIGMSKEQLDTIFTPFVQADETIHRKYGGSGLGLSIVKELVEKMQGKLEVESNPDEGTRFTVSLPMQLNTDQEEKSQTSVDFSSLRALLVIQDRMLYNRLAIVFNEYHMQYEGVTSFNLAAKALEGNQNYDLVVLDYRKSMVIPDNFRNIFNTHDELRPKLLVFSNNQLELEKELQIPCDLVLMLPLITSVLFNGLLQLFGTNTSSLRTANNEVQRRKNASFTVLVVEDNATNQIIAKELLEQIDATVYLASNGKEGYERFLEHEDIIDCVLMDLHMDVMDGYESSKLIREKNQEVPLLITSADLISSVLKRCKEIGVTEVIGKPYNPLELQRKVQSLAEAYHPTKKPAEASIDYHKGIQQIGGDEAAYRILLGTFIKEMTDLVDDLNRAWDNQDWNEVAELAHRAKGSCGAIGATGAQMLCAELQHEQPTDDHALWNKTIEELEHVLAQARSYLGL, encoded by the coding sequence ATGCTGCGGTCCAAATACAGGAACCTGATTCTTATCATGGGAATGCTTCTGTGCTTGGCCAATGTTGTGTACGCAGAAGAGTCCCAGCTGTTTTCCAAGGAAGAGTATCAATTCATCGAGGAACATCAAACAGTGAGACTTGGTATCGATCCAAAATTCATGCCGTTTGAGTTCCTCAATGAACAGGGAATCCATACTGGAATTGCTGCAGACTTGCTCTCCCTTATCTCAGAGAGAACCGGATTGTCATTTACCTATGACCCTACCCTAAGCTGGACTGAAACGATCAGCCAAGCCAGAGAAGGGACCATTGAGGTATTGTCTGCAGTTGGGTATACGAGAGAACGAGAAGCGTATCTGAGCTACCTTCCTGCCTACATTTACTTCCAGCGAGCTATCATTGTCCAGAAGAGCAATACCTCAGTTACCTCCTTTTCCGACCTTCTGGGAAGGCAGGTAGCAGTACAGAGGGAAAGCTCTCATGAAGGCTTTTTAACGTCCTATCCGTCCATTACTCACCGACTCTACGATACGGTGGAAGAAGCTCTGCTCGCGGTAAACCATGGGGAAGAGGTTGCCTTTGTGGGAAATGAAGCAACAAGTGTATATCTCAGCAGATTGCTCGGACTGACTGAGCTTACGATTATTCCCATTACTGAAGACGCAGATCAAACGCTCCATATAGCAGTACAACGTAGTGAACCAATACTGGCGAATATCCTGCGAAAGGGGCTCGATTCCATTAGTGATGCAGAGCGAGCGCAAATTTTCAATAAATGGATTCGTTATGAGACAAAGATAGACTACTGGCCCATCATCAGAATTGCAATTGTCATTGCAATCATCATAATCCTTGCCTTCGTTCTCTCTTCCTACTGGATTGTTCGCTTGAAGAAGGCCATCCATGAGAAAGAAGAAGCCCAGCTACGGGCCGAGGAAGCAGACCGGGAGAAAAGCCGATTCCTGGCTCGCATCTCCCATGAGATACGGACCCCACTCAATGGAGTGAGAGGAATGAGTTATCTCCTTGAGAAGACTAATTTATCTACAGACCAGCTTCGCTATATTCGCAGCATCTCCACAGCAACGGAGACTATGCAGCAGATCATCAATGATATTCTGGAGTACTCTCGTCTGGAAGAAAATAGGATGACGTTTGAATCAGTTCCATTTCATCTTGATGATGTACTGGAGAACTGTGTATCAATTGAACAACACCTGATCCAACAAAAGGGATTGAGTTTCAGAATTAATGAAACTCCCGGAGTTCCAAAGCAATTTATCGGGGACCCAACACGTCTCTCCCAGATTCTCATCAATCTCATGAACAATTCAGTGAAATTTACTGAAGATGGCTTTGTTACTCTCTCAATTACTGCTCAGCAAAAAGAAGAAACAACCTGTACCCTCTCTCTGGAGATATCTGATACAGGAATTGGGATGAGCAAGGAACAGCTCGATACCATTTTCACCCCGTTCGTGCAGGCAGATGAAACAATCCACCGTAAGTATGGAGGTTCCGGCCTAGGCCTCTCCATTGTGAAAGAACTGGTTGAGAAGATGCAGGGGAAGCTGGAGGTGGAGAGCAACCCAGATGAAGGGACCCGCTTCACAGTGTCTCTCCCCATGCAATTGAATACTGACCAGGAAGAAAAATCGCAGACTTCCGTTGATTTCTCCTCTCTCAGAGCATTACTCGTCATTCAGGACAGGATGCTCTATAACCGTCTCGCTATAGTATTCAATGAGTATCACATGCAATATGAAGGGGTTACCTCATTCAATCTAGCAGCCAAGGCACTCGAAGGAAATCAAAATTATGACCTTGTGGTATTGGATTATCGTAAATCCATGGTTATACCGGATAATTTTCGAAATATATTCAACACTCACGATGAATTGCGTCCGAAACTTCTAGTATTTTCAAACAACCAGTTGGAGCTAGAAAAAGAGCTGCAAATCCCCTGTGACTTGGTTCTTATGCTACCCCTTATTACCAGCGTTCTGTTCAATGGGTTGCTCCAGTTGTTTGGAACAAACACCTCATCACTTCGAACCGCGAATAATGAGGTACAGAGAAGGAAAAATGCATCATTCACTGTATTAGTTGTCGAAGACAATGCAACAAACCAGATCATTGCAAAGGAACTGCTCGAGCAGATAGATGCAACCGTCTACCTTGCTTCCAATGGGAAAGAGGGGTATGAACGGTTCCTCGAACACGAGGATATCATTGACTGCGTCTTGATGGATCTTCACATGGATGTCATGGATGGGTATGAGTCAAGCAAGCTGATCAGGGAGAAGAACCAGGAGGTTCCCCTTCTGATAACCTCAGCAGACTTGATCTCCAGTGTCCTAAAGCGATGCAAGGAGATTGGAGTAACTGAGGTCATCGGTAAGCCCTACAACCCCTTGGAGCTTCAAAGAAAGGTACAGAGCCTTGCAGAGGCATATCATCCAACCAAGAAACCTGCTGAAGCTTCCATCGACTACCACAAGGGAATTCAACAGATTGGCGGTGATGAGGCAGCCTACAGGATTCTTCTCGGTACTTTCATCAAGGAGATGACCGACTTGGTTGATGACCTGAACAGAGCCTGGGACAACCAGGACTGGAATGAAGTAGCAGAACTTGCTCACCGAGCAAAGGGCAGCTGTGGAGCTATTGGGGCAACAGGCGCACAGATGTTGTGTGCAGAGTTGCAACATGAGCAGCCTACTGATGACCATGCATTGTGGAATAAGACAATCGAGGAGCTTGAACATGTGCTTGCTCAAGCTCGCTCGTACCTTGGCCTATAA
- a CDS encoding DUF4037 domain-containing protein, with protein MIETFVKAFFSREEVEAVVLSGSRTGLVIDGFSDYDVYIYGEKSVSLSFRRDLAEQFAEKAEVGNDFFGEGDELFLRDGTEVDLMYRSLSWAEGETERVWFHHQASVGYSTAFIHNLKTSRILYDPKGRFSTLQKQLDTPYPEELRDAIIQKNYPLLRSKLTASYYDQIEKAIKRSDAVSQVHRTAALLASYFDVLFAYNRQTHPGEKRLVSWAKQTCTILPLHFEKDLSLVTEGIGTNEILASLTRLLDHLDEMLGNSYSA; from the coding sequence ATGATTGAGACCTTTGTGAAAGCATTCTTTTCCCGTGAGGAAGTCGAAGCCGTAGTCCTTTCTGGTTCCCGTACCGGGTTGGTCATTGACGGGTTTTCCGACTATGACGTGTATATCTATGGCGAGAAGTCGGTTTCCCTCTCTTTCCGTCGGGATCTGGCAGAGCAGTTTGCCGAGAAAGCAGAGGTCGGAAATGACTTCTTCGGTGAGGGTGATGAACTGTTCCTACGTGACGGTACTGAGGTTGACCTGATGTATCGTTCGCTCTCCTGGGCAGAAGGGGAAACAGAGCGTGTTTGGTTCCACCATCAGGCCAGCGTAGGATACTCAACAGCATTCATCCATAACCTGAAGACTTCAAGAATTCTCTATGACCCGAAGGGAAGGTTCAGCACACTACAGAAACAACTTGATACTCCCTACCCGGAAGAACTCAGAGATGCAATTATCCAGAAGAATTATCCACTGCTGAGAAGCAAGCTCACCGCAAGCTACTATGACCAAATCGAGAAAGCAATCAAGCGAAGTGATGCAGTAAGCCAGGTCCATCGAACAGCCGCTCTCTTGGCGAGCTATTTCGATGTACTCTTTGCCTACAACCGACAAACCCATCCTGGGGAGAAGCGGTTGGTCTCATGGGCTAAGCAAACCTGTACGATCCTCCCGCTTCATTTTGAGAAGGACCTCTCACTGGTGACAGAAGGCATTGGAACGAACGAGATTCTTGCTTCCTTGACGAGATTGCTTGATCATCTGGATGAGATGCTGGGTAATTCCTACTCAGCATAA
- a CDS encoding ATP-binding protein, protein MRKDLPIKRSLAGTMLFLLVPAICYAAPLIQPKYSESMALPFVIGLVALGVLFGLLWYNIFLAISTREKMFLFFSLIMVLLTILQTFSTYDRFLFHLTYNRVTIITHLLFMTFLLFFEELFSIRDHDKRLSSFNRVNIVVIGGYAVLFLLLKILFPMAERLYTTLNFIRELFVFYTNALFLYTIIRAMVWMKREAILLLVAFIPPAFTTSVNALNIFPFMQGHEQFTTFLMQYNQPIGLSLQAILFSLAVGNRYNRIKMERQEASRTQELLSQRTRFFLNMSHETRTPLTVILGLVRQLKQENEALTIKQAESMLSAIERNSLILLRQVNHMLRLEQRRDIKVESALPLVPLTSLLINAFLPIAQEKNIALEFDASLIPPKLGLMVRQEDYESMVMNLLSNAIKYSGGGGRVVLSLHRADSQELTLSVSDTGIGIAPEDQARIFEQFEVVESDTSSTQTGLGLPLVKHIMEEYDGTIELESRLGEGSVFTLRFPSLLLHQTEITVSESELEHLYLSDFRHLEMECPEPPPDSSTILVVEDNDDLRWYIQSILQKKYRVLSASSADRALQLLEKEDVALIISDVMMPQMDGHAFLKEVRRRFVDTPIPLIFLTARDSMEEKIDSLKEGAIRYLTKPFRSEVLLAIIESILSHDQALIGSRIQQFREGLNVLLDAMEHPSHGQKRPYMDELVVACNLSEREKQVLHLIIEGKSDKEIGMELSLSVKTVANHNRNIYAKCKVSGRYELLAKLYGDI, encoded by the coding sequence ATGAGAAAAGACCTCCCGATCAAACGCTCTCTGGCCGGAACAATGCTTTTTCTGCTTGTCCCCGCCATCTGCTATGCTGCTCCCTTGATCCAACCCAAATATAGCGAATCCATGGCATTGCCGTTTGTTATAGGGCTTGTAGCACTCGGGGTATTGTTCGGTCTTCTCTGGTACAACATCTTTCTTGCCATCTCTACCAGGGAGAAGATGTTCCTCTTTTTCTCCCTCATCATGGTTCTCCTTACCATACTCCAGACCTTCTCTACCTACGATCGGTTTCTCTTTCATTTGACGTATAATCGGGTAACTATCATCACCCACCTGCTCTTCATGACCTTCCTGCTCTTCTTCGAGGAGTTGTTTTCCATCAGGGACCACGATAAGAGGCTGTCCTCATTCAATCGGGTCAATATCGTAGTCATTGGTGGGTATGCGGTGCTTTTCCTGCTTTTGAAAATTTTGTTTCCTATGGCTGAACGGTTGTACACTACGCTCAATTTCATCCGGGAACTTTTTGTTTTCTATACCAATGCACTCTTCCTCTACACCATCATCAGGGCAATGGTATGGATGAAGAGGGAGGCAATCTTGCTTCTGGTTGCATTTATTCCCCCTGCATTCACCACCAGTGTCAATGCTTTGAATATTTTTCCTTTCATGCAAGGGCATGAGCAGTTTACAACCTTCTTAATGCAGTACAACCAACCCATCGGACTCTCCCTGCAGGCGATACTTTTCTCCTTAGCCGTGGGTAACCGGTACAACCGGATCAAGATGGAGAGGCAAGAAGCGTCTCGAACGCAGGAGCTTCTCTCCCAGCGTACCCGGTTTTTCTTGAACATGAGCCATGAGACCCGTACTCCCCTGACGGTTATCCTTGGTCTTGTTAGGCAGTTGAAACAAGAAAATGAGGCGCTCACAATCAAACAAGCTGAGTCAATGCTCTCTGCAATAGAACGTAATAGCCTGATCCTCTTGAGACAGGTGAATCATATGCTTCGGTTGGAACAAAGAAGGGATATTAAGGTAGAGTCCGCTCTTCCTCTTGTACCCCTAACAAGTCTTCTCATCAATGCATTCCTGCCCATTGCCCAAGAGAAGAACATTGCCTTGGAGTTTGATGCAAGTTTGATACCTCCAAAGCTCGGTCTCATGGTAAGACAGGAAGACTATGAATCAATGGTGATGAACCTCCTTTCCAATGCAATCAAATACTCGGGGGGAGGGGGGCGAGTGGTCCTTTCCCTCCACCGGGCAGACTCTCAGGAGCTTACGCTCTCCGTCTCTGATACTGGTATCGGTATCGCTCCAGAAGACCAAGCAAGGATATTTGAGCAATTTGAAGTTGTTGAATCTGATACTTCATCAACACAAACAGGGCTTGGGCTTCCTTTGGTAAAGCATATCATGGAGGAGTACGACGGAACCATTGAGTTGGAGAGCAGGCTAGGAGAAGGGAGTGTCTTTACCCTTCGCTTTCCTTCCTTGCTGTTGCATCAAACTGAGATAACAGTCTCTGAGAGTGAGCTGGAACATCTGTATCTTTCTGACTTCAGACATCTGGAAATGGAGTGCCCAGAGCCTCCCCCCGATAGTTCCACTATCCTCGTCGTGGAAGATAATGATGACCTGCGATGGTACATTCAGTCCATTCTCCAGAAGAAGTATCGGGTTTTATCAGCCTCTTCAGCCGATCGAGCACTTCAGTTGCTCGAAAAGGAGGATGTGGCTTTGATCATCAGCGATGTCATGATGCCCCAAATGGATGGACATGCATTTCTCAAGGAAGTGAGGAGACGCTTTGTTGATACCCCAATCCCCTTGATCTTTCTCACTGCCCGGGATTCGATGGAAGAGAAGATTGACAGCCTAAAGGAAGGAGCAATCAGGTACCTGACCAAGCCCTTCAGGAGCGAGGTATTGCTTGCAATCATCGAATCGATACTCTCTCATGACCAGGCACTGATCGGCTCACGAATACAACAGTTCAGGGAAGGGTTGAATGTCCTCTTGGATGCAATGGAACACCCCTCCCATGGACAAAAAAGACCGTACATGGATGAGCTGGTGGTTGCCTGTAACCTTTCTGAGCGGGAGAAGCAGGTACTGCATCTGATCATTGAGGGGAAAAGTGACAAGGAGATAGGAATGGAACTCTCTCTTTCAGTTAAGACCGTGGCTAATCATAATCGTAATATCTACGCAAAGTGCAAGGTTAGTGGTCGCTACGAGTTGCTTGCCAAGTTGTATGGTGATATATAG